The Aquila chrysaetos chrysaetos chromosome 21, bAquChr1.4, whole genome shotgun sequence DNA window CAGCAGTTCTGCCCTTCGGGTTCCTCTGCCCAGCCTAGGACGGAGTTCCCTGGATGGAAAGTGCTGTTGTGGCAGTAGCCTAAAGAGAGGTGCCAGCGCCAGATGGCAGAATGCATTGATCCAGGCCTTGTGATATTGAAAGTAGCTGACGTGACTCCATGGCTCACGGGACCTTCCCAAAATTTCCACTTCTAGCAGTTGAGCTGAGGTCTTGATCGTTATTTCCCTCTTCCAGGCTGTGAGGGGGTTTCATATCCCCATTCTATTGTCGGCTGTGGGATGTCTTTGAGAATTCCTTTCTGCAGAGGGCAAGAACCTTCTTTAGCTTGAAATAAGCCTTTTCAGTTCCTCCTGGCCTGGCATTTTAACTggtcttgatttatttttttcgTCTGATGCTCTACAAACCCAGAGTATGGGTAGAGGTTCACAAGCAATTGGATTGCAATGGCTTTCGAAGTTACGGGCTACATGGTAACTGTGCTTCCAATCTGTTGTCTCTGCAAGGTAAAATGTGTTGGTTAAAACCACTGTTGCTGCTTGTCCTTCCATACTCTTGGTTTCTGGATTGGTCTCTTCAGACTTTGCACCAAAACCCTTGCTGACCTGAAGGAAtgggtttgaatttttttgagTGTTTTCCCTGATGGCCAAATGTCTGATTTTGAAATGATGGAGGGAGTGTGGAAAAGGAACCGTtacttttctcactttttaaacTATCAGAAGTAAACACCCGCCATTTTTggcaagttctgctttttgACCTTTTGTAGATAACAAATAGTTCCACCTTGGTGGTATGTAACAGTACTTTTGTTATAAGTAccttttttactgaaaatgaataaCTTTTCCTACAAAAATTCTATGCTTATTTTCAGCGTAATGGTGAATTTTTACAAGactttcttctcacttttttcatatatttaaactTCCCCTCAGGACTCTTTTCTCCTGAAGTGAAATCTTACTCTGAAATTGTATTCAAAtcacagtaacagaaaaacCTATCTGGAAAGTTAAGGAACGGACTTGCATACAATGAAGGCTTTGGTATGAATGCAGTCCTTGAATCTGGCTAAACCTGTACTTATGTGAATAATTGGGCAGGTTTAAAAAGTAGGACGTACATGATTGTTTTAAGGTGCTCAAGgggaaacccccccccccccaaaaaccttAGTTCTCGCAAGCCTGTTAAATGTGATTCCATAGGTAAAGAGTTTAACATCCTTGCGCAAGGGCGTCTGACACTTCCAGTAGCAGTTGGTTTCATGATTCTTAAGAGCTTAAAGCACACAGTGTAAGGTTTTTAAAACACTCCTTTTTGGTTTGCTGTGGGAGCAAAGGTGATGCAACTGATTGATTGTGTGCCATTCCCCTTATGCAGTAAATGCAGTTCTTGGTCCGTTAGCTAATTTGGCTGAGGAGTAAAGGTCTGTAGGCTACCGGCCTTGTGAAAATGGTCAGGGAGAGATAGCTGTGGATCACGCTGCAAGGATTTCTAAAAACTTTTGATCCTCTGAATCTTTGCAGTCAGGCACTAAGGTCTGCATGTTGCTGCTGGATCCCtgtgtgggaggaagaggaggggaaccGATCTGAATGCAGGCAGCTTAGCACAGTCTTGGTCTGACTCGGTGAACTGGTGGAGAAAGAACTCCCTAGGAAACCAGCTGCCTTTGTTCCGCTTTTCTTAGGGAGGAATGGCTTGCTTTGGCTTTGAGAGCAATGGGAAATTTCTCAGGTTCAGTCCTTGAGAATCTGCAGCACGATAGGCTTAGGAGGGAAAAGCTATTCCAGCCTTTGTCAAGTGTCTGTTTCCCCTACTTGAAGTGATggtcttgcattttttttcctctccttgcactttctctttctttgaatCAAGATTTAAATTCCTGCTAAGTTGGAGTATTCACACCTCAAATGGAGGTCTCTTGCATATCTTACATACTTGTATCTGCACTTGTGAAAGGCTTCCTGGTGATTGTATTGCTGAGTCTTGTTTTACCATGAAAGCACCACAAGTATTGTTGCAAATAGTTGCCAAGATTCAATCTGCAAAAGGCAAAGGGGAATCCCTGTGCTGGTCACCATCCATTTCCCACGATTGAGTCTGAGAAACCTGTGCTGAAATAAATTGCTAACTCTGtactctctctctttctgccttCCAGGTCATTTCTCACTATCAGTGCAAAGAACAGCGGGATGTCCACAGATTTGAGAAAATCAGCAACATTATTAAACAATTCAAGCTAAGTTGCAGGTGAGCTGGTTTAATCATTAGGTGGGGAAGATACCTCAGCAGGTATTTCGGCTTCATCCAGAAGCATGAAGGCTCTCCAAATTAATACTAGTTCTATGACTCCTCAGCAAGCTGAGATGCCATAGTTAAATTGCACCACGCTTAAACACGACTGAGTTAATTGTTATCTTTTGTAACTTCCTCCTTTGCTGATGGTTGAAAGaggtttgttttgaaatggcCGTTTTCTTCTCGGCCTCATTCTCCTGGGCAAGGTAGGGAAGTTCCAGGACTGAACTGATAAATGAGTGACAGTcaacagtgctgcagaaagTCAGGTGGAGAGCTTTGCTTCAGACCCTGTACCACAATGCTGGTTTGGGAGGAAGAGGCTTGCAGACCCTATTTATCAATATTTcgaacagaaaagcagaaagcttgcTTTGGAGTAGCTTGGCTTTTGAACAGCCTCCAGGTTCCACAGTGAGTTGGTAGTATCTGCAAGTGTTTGGAGCCTGAATAGGATGGAGAAGTGGCTGCATGGTTTACAGAGCCATCTCCAGATGTTTCAGTTTTATACTTATACTTCTGCTGGTTATCCACAGAGGGTTCAACTGGCCTTCTAAATGGCTGAGCTGTCACATCCGTGGGGCAATTGATGTTGACTGCCTGGGCGTAGCAGACTCAGTCAGTGGGGTTGCATATCTTGAGTTACCTTCACCATTCAGTGCGCAAATCGCTTTATATTGTTCTTGTTTAGCTTAAAACtaaagagttttttcttttgtaaaacaaaacaacaaaaacaaccaaacttGTAGTTGCACCTGGTGTTGCTCGCCAAGTGGGGACTCAAACACTTTATTACCAACAACTCAAATAATGGGATGTTGGCTACATGGGCGCAAAAGCTGTTTGAGCAATGTTACAGTAAATAGTTCATTtactcttacttttttttttctttctttctctttttttcctctcctcttagTAAGCTGGCAGCTTCTTTCCAGAGCATGGAGGTCAGGAACTCtaactttgctgcttttattgaCATCTTTACATCAAATACATATGTGATGGTGGTGATGTCAGACCCCTCAATACGTAAGTTGAAGCGAAGATAAGCCTctggcctcttttttttttttttttttttttgtttgcagggACAAAAAGCCGAATGAGTCTAGTTTAAACTGTGTTTCCCttgtaaaaatgacaaaacaccAGGCAAAGCAGTAAAACTGATTGTAATTAAAAGACAGAGAGGGATCTGCTGTCCTGCTGGTTTGCCCTGTCTGAGCAGAGGGTGGCGGAAGGTGGTTAAAAAGTGACTTACCTTGCAGAAGGCAAGAGACATGTGCCGTTGACAGCCGAGCTATTTGTTGCTGTCGAGTGGAGGATCGTAGCAGTGGTGGGGAACCGCTGTAACAGATGTGACCTGATTTAGTAGGTCATGTCTAATAACCTATTTTGGGCTGTTCTGATCTGGCAGCCCCAGTAATTTTTGGAGAGGAAGCAGACATGGATCATATTTGAGTTTTTGCTCTTGCTGCCTGAACTGTCTTAGTGGGCAAGGACTCTAATTATAGTAGCATCTATTTATCTTAAagaagaaactgcagccagcagcGCCAGCCCTTACAGGCACAGCGTGACTGTTTAACTGTTTGCACAACTCCAACTGAAACGGCTCTGTTAGGATTCGAGGTGCTTAAGAGACACTGTCCAGGACAGCCTTGTGACTTACAGTGTTGATGCTTCCTGTCCTCCTCTTTTCGAGTGGTTTACTGAATTAGGGAAAACCTGTGTAAACCCCCTGACTGGATTACCAGCTGTGATGATATTGCGATTAGAAGCAGTAAATGAGCAGCTGTGGTGACTTGTGCAGCTATCCCTGTGAGCGAACTGCTTGACCGTAGTTGACTCTGACTCTTCCTTGGTGTTGTACCGAGGTCAGCAAACAGGCCAGACCTTCCAGCGTTAAATTTTGCACGGCTAGGGAGCAGTGGGGTTGAAATAAGAGAGCTTGCTGACGGGGACGTTGCTTTTAGGCAGCGCTTAACTTCTGAGGACTTGGTTACTTGCAtcccttttaatttcttttatctcCCCTGTCCCTTTTCCGTCCTAGCTTCTGCGGCTACACTGATAAACATCCGCAATGCCAGAAAACACTTTGAGAAGCTGGAGAGAGTGGATGGACCAAAGCACAGCCTGCTCATGCGCTGAACGCTGGCCAAGGCACACGGTctttggggggagaaaaaatgaATTGGAACTACTTATTTTTAGGAGAATCTAACAATGTTGATGTCTTTGTTGGGCTTTGAAATGAgtgtgctgctttattttttctccttttaacgTTGGACACTAGTCACTCGGAGGATGTCTGGATACACTGCGGACCTTCAAAAGAGACTTCCCTGGCGTATGTGGGGTTGGGAAGAAGTAAGGACAGGTGATGTGCACGTGATCTCGTACTCCTGGTTGTCATAGTGGGACATGGCAGAGCCGTTTTGGATGTTTTGCTCCCGGGTGATCGTATAAGTCACAGGAATGGaatatttactgttttattgGTTGGTTGCTAGAATACGTTTATAAATTTCTCCTTGTCTTCagtcatgaaaataaatttttgctaCCAGGGATTTCAAATCCTAGAGCTTTGGAaagtgggttttctttcttctaaaaccTAGGGCAGCTTTGGCAAGCTGCATTTCTCCTTTCACGTTATAGGGAGGGCATTGACTGAAGGCCATTCCAGAGTTTTGTTTAAGATAATTTCCCCCGGCCTGACGTGGAGGCAAAATGCACTCAGCGGGTGAAGCAGTCAGGCTGGCATTGGCCTCTTGACACTTGCCGAAGTGATGGAAAGACCACGGTAAATAAAAGGGGCCAAAGACCCTAGTTGACCAAGCAGCAAGATGGTCCTGGCGTGCCTGGTCTCCATCCTGGTGATCCAGGAGGGGCTGGCGTGGGCACGGAGGAGCCCCAGAACGTGTGGTGGGTGGTGTGTGCATGAGCTATGTTAGCTGTGTTTGCGATGAGCCAGTTGGACAGTGTTTGGCACCAATGTTACTTGACGCTACtgtctattttttaatgaattttttgtgtgcatttccATTAAACATAGGAACAACAAAAGCACTGTGAGTTAGGGGAATCTCTGGCTTGCTGGGTGGGAGCCGATGCTTGCCAGCATCTCTCTTGCTGCATCAAATTACTATATAAAAAAGGGTGTGGTGACTCTGAGCCTAGCTCTCCGCTTTGTATTCTCAAAATCATGCTTTTCCCCCTGTATCCCTGCCCACACACGCACTGGGGAGGGTGGGAAAAATCTGATGGGGTGAGTCTGTTACGTGAGAACGGGGAGCTAAAGGGCACTTCTTGGCTGGAGAGCTGAGGGTGGGCTCCACACAAAGTCTTCCATCGATTCCCAATCTTTACGGCATTAAACACCCAAGTCTTGCACCGCCTGCTCAGCAGATGCGTTGGTGCTCTGTCAGGCTGGGTGTGTTTTCAGTGAGAATCCTCAAGTCAGCATCCCTGTGGGAGAGGAACTTGCCGAGATTCCTATTAACAATTTGGGTGCTGGAGTTTCTGGAGAGCTTGGGAATGGGCTGGAGATGCAGCGGAGGGTTTCCATTTGTCTTCGGTGCTTGCAGGTGTGGAATACGGTCCCGGTCCTGGAGCGGGAACAGCAAATCTTGCCCACGGTTGCTTTTGTCTGACGTTGGGCTGGAGAGCGCTGAAATGTGACTCCAGTTCCCTCTTGCGGATGCTGCCCCACCACTTGGACAAGGTCAGTCCCTGCTTTCGCTCTGGTACGGTGGAGAAACTTCATGGCTTTCTGCACCCAAACCCTGCCCTCAGTGCTGTTGAGCGGAGCAAGAGGATGAGTTGCTGCTGATCCGTATGTTGTCGGAGCCTTGGGAACATCACCTCTGAGGGATTACTGGGCAGGGCTCTGCTTGCTGGAGACGGGCAGCTGTCGTggcttcaggagagcagaagaTGGTTTATGGCCACAATTCCGGTGCAGATTGAAGCACCTTCTGCTGCGAGTACGTTTTCATAGCAGGCAGCTGTTCCTGCCGGAGACGGAGGAAGGGACAGTGGGAGATGCTGCCTTATTTCCATGGTTACAAGGAGTTGCCGTTGGGTTTCCTTAAGGGATAAACTGCTTGGTGTGTGAAAGTGGGATAATGTTAAGGGGGGAAAATGTGGGGTGGGGACGCAGGGAACAAACTGCTGTGAAGGAAGAGGGGTCTGATAGCTGATGGGGAGCCAAACCCAGTGTGCAGGTACCCTGGCTGGCTGAAGCCTCTCCGGGGCCGGCGATACAATGGTGGTAGCTAAagttctgctcttttctcttaACTGCAAATCTACTTTTCCTAAAGTATGTGTATTTTTGGGGACTTTTTTGAAatcaatgttttccttttgctctctaGCAGAGATGCTGGTGGCGTTGCTCTGTGCGCACGTTGTCAAGCGACCGCCCTTGACATTGCTGAGCAACAGGCCTTGGTGGATCAGGCTCCAGCACCTTTGCCCTACCTTCTGGAAGACTCTTTCCCCTTACTCTGGCAGctctatcaaaaaaaaaaccaaacccaacaaacaactTGATGCCTGCTCCAGATGTTGCTTTTACAAACATACTCACATGCGAGTCTGGCCCCAAAGAGCCAAACCGTACAATCTCAATGAGATGGCAGAGgtccctcctttttcttcaggactCGACTTTGGAACTAGTAGAAACTTCATGCTGCCTCTTGTGAAGATACTGAATAAACGCCCTTGCTTGGCCCTGTTCCTTTCCGCAGGCTGCCTTTCCTCTTGGAGCTGCCGTGTGGCCTGGAGGCGAgttccctggggatggggaggtggggtggTGGCCGTAAGCTTGGCAGACCTGAAGCGGTCTGGGCAGGTTTTGATTGCTGTGTGTGTCTTAGTACCGTGGGTCTCTGCTCGTAGGTTTTCCAGCCATCTCTTTCCTGCTACCTGCATTGGACCAAGCATGGATGACTGAATTAGGGTCGACTTGAGGGTGAACAAGCAGCTGGTACCCCTGTGATGAGCTGCGTTCAGATCAGCTGAACTTTCGGAGCTCTCCTGGAGTACCGCATTTCGTTTTACCTCCTTAGCGGCATGTAGTAGCGGTAGCCTCAATGTCTCCAGGAGATGAGAAGTGGCTGGGTGGGATGGACGCGGGTCTGCGGTGCCCATCGGCTGCCGGGTACTGCTCTCCAGCTGGGAGCGAGATCCTCGAACACATCCAGCGGGTGACGTGGATGCTGCAGGGTGAGCTCAAGTTCCCTGACAGTCGCTTTGCTCTGCTTAATAGTGACTTGTAGGCACCTCATGAGTAGCGTCCGCACCATCCCTCGGGGTCTGGAGTTCAGAAGATCTTGCATCCAAGATCCACTTGTATCTCAAATGCTTGCGGCTTGGCACAGAATTACGTAGGCGAGGCCCCATCTCCATGTCCATcgtcctgctgcaggcaggtccGGGTGGACAGCTCAGGGACTTGAGCATCTCCGAGGATGGGGTCTCCTATCCAAGAGCTCCATTCCATTCTGTGATTACCctcatgattttaaaattaataataaaaatccgTGTATCGGAGCTTCCCGTGTTGCAGCTTGAGCccttgcctcttgtcctgtcccCACCCCTCTCCACCAAGAGCCTGGCTTTTTCCCGTCCCCTCTGCGTACGCCCTTGTAGGCAGCGGCGAGAGCCCCTGAGCTGACCCAGCACCCTCGGCCTCTCCTTGTACCTCCTGGATGTGCTCCGGTATCTCTGTGCCCACTTTTCTTGCACTAGGGAACACCAAACCGGGCACGGGGTCCAGCTGGGGGTCTCAAAACTGCTGAAGAGCGAGGAACAGTCACCTCCTCCATAACCGTGGGGACTTCCCGACGCTCGCTACAACCCCTTGAATCCGCTAGTTCCTCCAATTTTCCACCTTATCGCCTGTTTTTCCATATGTTTCTCAAGAAGGACCGTGTCGATGTTTGGGGTTGCTCAGGTTGCGCTTGGTCGGGCTGGAAGGGGGTCGAGACCTGCGCTCGGAGGGGTGTTCTCCAGAGCCAAAGTGGTTTGCGTGAACAGCTCGGTACGGTTGGACCTCAAGATGCCAACGGTGGTGGATCCAGCTCAtcagggaggagagaggcacGGCGGTGCGTCGCCAAGATCCTGTGGGTTTTATTTCATGGAATCGATGATTCCATCTGTGGTTAATGACCATCTGTGGTTAATGATGGAGCTCCTGCAGGGTGCTGCGTTAGAGCCTCCAGATGAGCTCAGCGGGCGGAGGGCTATGTCCATTGCCCGTGGTGGCCATCTCCGTGGACCTGGATTCAGTCTTGATGCTGAAACCAAGGGTCCTGCCCCTTGGAGCCGAAAGGCCGGTGGGTTTGGACCTTCACGTGCCCCCGTTGCTGCGGCAAAGCTCAAGGGACTACTCAAAGTCATCCTCGAAGAGATGCAGCTGTGAGGAGGGGGTACACCCTggtcccccccgccccgctcccccaaCCGccggcaggcagctgcctgcaccccagccctgcaccgGGCTTGTGTTTTCCCTTCGGCTGTATTTTGGGAACTCctggggggggaaaggggggactcgccaccttttttccttttttctgtcttttttttggggggggttacCTGGTATTTCAGGGCTTGCAGCTGGTTCTTCAGCTCGATGAtgtccggggggggggtccctgcggGCACAGCGCTCGCTCTCGCCGCCCCAGCTCCGTCCCCAAAAAGCTTTTCCTGTCCCCCAAAGTTTCACGGCTCTGGGGAAGGCGAGATGGGGGGGGTTTGGCCAAGGGGGTCCCGTACCcgtggaggtggggggggctcagcccggTGCCTCCCCTCTGCATGTTTTCTAGAGAGGAgggggttgcttttttttttttttttctcccttcagaaaaagggcattttttttttgcacaaaacCTCGGCTCCTGCAAGTCGTGCCAGGCAGGGTCGGGGACCCCCGGGGCTGGGGTCCACCTGGCCAGGAGCTGTGAGGTCCCTGGACAAGAAGGGGCCCGAGACCCCCCAGGAAGGAGCCGGGGGACCCCCAGACACCCCCCAACCACCCCCCCGGCTGAACCCCTCGGAGGGgcacccccagctctgccagggccCCCCCGGGGGACCCAACCTGCCCCCACTGAGCTGCAccggtgtgtcccccccccagctgaggtgctggggcagaggggggggggggtcgagGAGGTgctccaaaatattttggggggttACTTGGGGAgtgggggcctgggggggggcagtgatCTGGCAGGTTGTGTGGGCAGGGTTGCAGGCagcactcccccccccccccccgtgggaATGTCCCCCCAGGTCCTGCCTCTGACCCCCGGGGCACCCACGGGTGCTCAgcctggggttttgggggacctctatggggtggggggggggctgtgtggGTGCAGGGGGGGATGCTCCCCCCTCCCATCACCCGTGGGTGAGGAGACGTGGCCCccaagtgggggggggggggggctctgccaTCGCTGCCACGAGTTCGCCAGGTCTCAGCCCTTTCGGCAGCATGTCCCCCAtcgcgggggcggggggggccccccctccccaaagccTGCATCTGTTTCCACGGCAACGCCGGATGCGAGGGGAGCCGCCCATTGGCTGCTGATGATGTCACCGCAGGGCGGGGCaccccttgattttttttttttttttaacatctatattttttgggggggggggtgaggggggggaggggagaggaggaagaagtgtgtggggggggtgtgctGTCTGTCTATGTCTGTatacccccccccaaaaaaaaaaaaaaaaaaaagggtgggggaGGGGAGCTCCGCCcagcgcggccccgcccctccccgcccgtGGGGCGTGGGGCCCCACCCGCCCCACCCGGCACCGCcccgggggcagcggcggcggcggcggcggcggggatgCACTCGGAGGAGGCGCGGGGGAAAGTGAGTGGGGCCTCGGCCGGGACgaaccggggagggggggggggcgcgggtGCTTCCATCGTGCGTGGGTTCTTAAAGGGGCAGCgcccacgggggggggggggggggattttggcagcgcggggcccggcgggggggggggggag harbors:
- the LOC121232506 gene encoding uncharacterized protein LOC121232506 — its product is MATIPVQIEAPSAATEMLVALLCAHVVKRPPLTLLSNRPWWIRLQHLCPTFWKTLSPYSGSSIKKKTKPNKQLDACSRCCFYKHTHMRVWPQRAKPYNLNEMAEVPPFSSGLDFGTSRNFMLPLVKILNKRPCLALFLSAGCLSSWSCRVAWRRVPWGWGGGVVAVSLADLKRSGQVLIAVCVLVPWVSARRFSSHLFPATCIGPSMDD